A single Phoenix dactylifera cultivar Barhee BC4 chromosome 1, palm_55x_up_171113_PBpolish2nd_filt_p, whole genome shotgun sequence DNA region contains:
- the LOC108510829 gene encoding uncharacterized protein LOC108510829, which produces MKFADWYLKIAAVSAVCGAAMELFMIHTGFYDKVTVLESEKRAWESSREAQAIKEALNPWRKIDEEAKKPS; this is translated from the exons ATGAAGTTTGCGGATTGGTACCTGAAGATCGCGGCGGTATCGGCGGTGTGTGGAGCCGCGATGGAGCTCTTCATGATCCACACCGGCTTCT ATGATAAGGTAACTGTTCTGGAGTCAGAAAAGCGAGCATGGGAGAGCTCTCGAGAAGCTCAAGCTATCAAAGAAGCCCTTAATCCATGGAGAAAGATAGATGAAGAAGCCAAAAAACCCTCATAA